A genomic region of Arvicola amphibius chromosome 7, mArvAmp1.2, whole genome shotgun sequence contains the following coding sequences:
- the Ypel4 gene encoding LOW QUALITY PROTEIN: protein yippee-like 4 (The sequence of the model RefSeq protein was modified relative to this genomic sequence to represent the inferred CDS: inserted 1 base in 1 codon) yields the protein MPSCDPGPAPACLPTKTFRSYLPRCHRTYSCVHCRAHLAKHDELISKSFQGSHGRAYLFNSVVNVGCGPAEQRLLLTGLHSVADIFCEXCRTTLGWKYEQAFETSQKYKEGKYIIEMSHMVKDKRLGAEGLSRPGPSSACPHLPHTSNEYMPHTLGKPGSKRPPPPSPPPQAVPGPLGTGACDTQG from the exons ATGCCCAGCTGTGACCCTGGCCCGGCCCCTGCCTGTCTACCCACCAAGACTTTCCGCAGCTACCTTCCCCGCTGCCACCGTACTTACAGTTGTGTCCACTGTCGAGCACATCTGGCCAAACACGATGAGCTTATTTCCAAG TCCTTCCAAGGGAGCCACGGCCGGGCCTACCTGTTTAACTCCGT GGTCAACGTGGGTTGTGGGCCAGCTGAACAGCGCCTCCTGCTCACAGGACTCCACTCGGTAGCTGACATTTTCTGCG GCTGCAGGACCACACTGGGCTGGAAATAT GAACAAGCCTTTGAGACCAGCCAGAAATACAAAGAAGGGAAGTACATCATTGAGATGTCACACATGGTGAAGGACAAACGGTTGGGAGCTGAGGGGCTCAGCAGGCCGGGACCCTCCTCCGCATGCCCCCACCTTCCTCACACCAGCAATGAGTACATGCCCCACACCCTGGGGAAACCTGGCTCCAAACGACCAccgcctccctcccccccaccgcAAGCAGTACCAGGTCCCCTCGGAACAGGAGCCTGTGATACCCAGGGGTAG
- the Clp1 gene encoding polyribonucleotide 5'-hydroxyl-kinase Clp1 codes for MSEESNDDKKPTTKFELERETELRFEVEASQSVQLELLAGMAEIFGTELTRNKKFTFDAGAKVAVFTWHGCSLQLSGRTEVAYVSKDTPMLLYLNTHTALEQMRRQAEKEEERGPRVMVVGPTDVGKSTVCRLLLNYAVRLGRRPTYVELDVGQGSVSIPGTMGALYIERPADVEEGFSIQAPLVYHFGSTTPGTNIKLYNKITSRLADVFNQRCEVNRRASVSGCVINTCGWVKGSGYQALVHAASAFEVDVVVVLDQERLYNELKRDLPHFVRTVLLPKSGGVVERSKDFRRECRDERIREYFYGFRGCFYPHAFNVKFSDVKIYKVGAPTIPDSCLPLGMSQEDNQLKLVPVTPGRDMVHHLLSVSTAEGTEENLSETSVAGFIVVTSVDLEHQVFTVLSPAPRPLPKNFLLIMDIRFMDLK; via the exons ATGAGCGAGGAATCCAATGATGACAAGAAGCCAACGACTAAATTTGAACTGGAACGAGAAACAGAGCTTCGATTTGAGGTGGAGGCATCTCAGTCAGTTCAACTGGAGTTGCTGGCTGGCATGGCAGAGATCTTTGGCACAGAGCTGACCAGAAACAAGAAATTCACCTTTGATGCTGGTGCCAAGGTGGCTGTTTTCACTTGGCATGGCTGTTCTCTGCAGCTGAGCGGCCGGACCGAGGTGGCTTATGTCTCTAAGGACACGCCCATGTTGCTTTACCTCAACACGCATACCGCCTTGGAGCAGATGCGGAGGCAGGCGGAAAAGGAAGAAGAGCGAGGCCCCCGCGTGATGGTTGTGGGCCCTACTGATGTGGGCAAGTCCACGGTGTGCCGGCTGCTCCTCAATTACGCAGTGCGCTTGGGCCGCCGTCCTACGTATGTGGAGCTGGATGTGGGCCAGGGCTCTGTGTCCATCCCTGGGACCATGGGGGCCCTCTACATCGAGCGGCCCGCAGACGTGGAGGAAGGCTTCTCCATCCAGGCCCCTCTTGTGTACCATTTTGGCTCCACCACTCCTGGCACCAACATCAAGCTTTATAATAAG ATTACGTCTCGTTTAGCTGACGTGTTCAACCAGCGGTGTGAGGTGAACAGAAGGGCTTCCGTGAGCGGCTGCGTCATCAACACCTGCGGCTGGGTTAAGGGCTCCGGGTACCAGGCCCTGGTGCACGCAGCTTCAGCCTTCGAGGTGGACGTGGTAGTGGTTCTGGATCAAGAACGACTGTACAACGAACTGAAAAGGGACCTGCCTCATTTTGTTCGAACTGTGTTGCTTCCAAAATCAGGGGGTGTGGTAGAACGCTCCAAGGACTTCCGGCGGGAATGTAGGGATGAGCGCATCCGTGAGTATTTCTACGGATTCCGAGGTTGTTTCTATCCCCATGCCTTCAATGTCAAATTTTCTGATGTGAAAATCTACAAAGTTGGGGCACCTACCATCCCAGACTCGTGTTTACCTCTGGGCATGTCTCAGGAAGACAATCAACTCAAGTTAGTACCTGTCACCCCTGGCAGAGATATGGTACACCATCTCCTGAGTGTCAGTACCGCTGAGGGGACAGAGGAGAACCTTTCTGAGACCAGTGTGGCTGGGTTCATTGTGGTGACCAGTGTGGATCTGGAACACCAGGTGTTTACTGTGCTGTCTCCAGCCCCTCGCCCGCTGCCTAAGAACTTTCTTCTCATCATGGACATCCGGTTCATGGATCTCAAGTAG